Proteins from a single region of Ziziphus jujuba cultivar Dongzao chromosome 1, ASM3175591v1:
- the LOC107405370 gene encoding protein AUXIN-REGULATED GENE INVOLVED IN ORGAN SIZE: MKVELAEAQVRVSNGLIELQLHDQSYCVMDGIRRKRKMDDQHQQQQHQRKVDYHRTLSQGKGSSRRLLAMPASYFSLESLLLLLCLTASLLILPLILPPLPPPPFMLLLVPIGILGVLMILAFMPSHARDVTYTYV, translated from the coding sequence atgaaagttgAACTAGCTGAAGCACAAGTAAGAGTTTCCAACGGTTTAATTGAATTGCAATTGCATGATCAAAGCTACTGCGTTATGGATGGAAtcaggagaaaaagaaagatggaTGATCAgcatcagcagcagcagcatcAGAGAAAGGTTGACTACCATAGAACTTtatcacaagggaaaggtagcAGCAGAAGATTGTTGGCAATGCCAGCAAGCTATTTCAGCTTGGAATCGTTGCTTTTGCTTTTATGTCTCACAGCGTCTTTGCTTATCCTTCCTTTGATACTTCCACCATTGCCTCCTCCACCATTCATGTTGCTGCTGGTTCCCATTGGCATTCTGGGTGTGCTCATGATTTTGGCCTTCATGCCTTCTCATGCCAGGGATGTGACTTATACATACGTGTAA
- the LOC107405436 gene encoding desiccation-related protein At2g46140: MASSDKPEVVDRDVKEKEHENDKDKEKGGFIEKVKDFIHDIGEKIEEAIGFGKPTADVTAIHIPSINLEKADFVVDVLIKNPNPVPIPLIDINYLIESDGRKLVSGLIPDAGTIHAHGEETVKIPVSLIYDDIKNTYDDIKPGSIIPYKVKVDLIVDVPVFGRLTLPVEKTGEIPIPYKPDIDIEKIKFEQFSFEETVAVLHLKLENKNDFDLGLNALDYEVWLCDVSIGGAELLKSTQINKNGITYIDVPITFRPKDFGSALWDMMRGKGTGYSMKGHIDVDTPFGAMKLPISKEGGTTRLKKKKEDGGDDDDDDED; this comes from the exons ATGGCATCTTCAGATAAGCCAGAAGTAGTTGACAGGGATGTCAAGGAGAAAGAGCACGAGAATGACAAAGATAAAGAGAAGGGCGGATTCATTGAGAAGGTGAAGGATTTCATTCATGACATTGGTGAGAAGATTGAAGAAGCAATTGGGTTTGGAAAGCCAACTGCAGATGTTACGGCCATCCACATTCCCTCCATTAATCTAGAGAAGGCAGACTTTGTTGTTGATGTGCTGATAAAAAACCCAAATCCTGTTCCAATCCCTCTGATTGACATAAATTATCTGATTGAGAGTGATGGAAGGAAATTAGTTTCAGGCTTGATCCCAGATGCCGGTACAATCCATGCACATGGCGAGGAGACTGTCAAAATTCCAGTTTCTTTGATTTACGATgacataaaaaatacatatgatGATATTAAGCCTGGAAGCATCATTCCTTATAAAGTCAAGGTGGATCTCATTGTTGATGTTCCTGTTTTTGGACGGCTGACTTTACCAGTTGAGAAAACTGGAGAGATTCCGATACCTTACAAGCCAGATATTGATATTGAGAAGATAAAATTTGAGCAATTCTCTTTTGAAGAAACTGTTGCGGTGCTCCATttgaaattagaaaacaaaaatgattttGACTTGGGCCTCAATGCGCTAGACTATGAGGTTTGGCTATGTGATGTTAGCATTGGAGGTGCAGAGCTTTTGAAGTCTACTCAAATCAACAAAAATGGAATAACTTACATTGATGTTCCCATCACATTCAGGCCTAAGGACTTTGGCTCTGCACTTTGGGACATGATGAGAGGAAAGGGTACTGGTTACAGCATGAAAGGACACATCGATGTTGACACGCCCTTTGGAGCAATGAAATTGCCCATCAGCAAAGAGGGTGGTACTACCCGtctcaagaagaagaaagaagatggTGGCGATGACGACGATGATGACGAG GATTAA